In the genome of Mycobacterium kansasii ATCC 12478, one region contains:
- a CDS encoding biotin carboxylase, giving the protein MMTAGGPERRLLNGISDVRAFFHTNAVPLYFISPTPFNLLGIDRWIRNFFYLTYFDSFEGEHSRVFVPRRRDRIDFGSMGDVCNHLLRDPETLEFIARRGPGGKACFVMLDEETQALARQAGLEVMHPPAELRHRLGSKIVMTRLADEAGVPSVPHVIGRAGSYDELSALAQGAGLGDDLVIEAAYGNAGSATFFVRGQRDWDQCAADLTGQEVKVMKRIRNVEVCIEGTVTRHGTVIGPAMTSLVGYPELTPYRGAWCGNDVWREALPAAQTRAAREMVRKLGDVLRREGYRGYFEVDLLRDLDSGELYLGEVNPRLSGASPMTNLTTEAYADMPLFLFHLLEYMDVEYELDIEEINGRWERGYGEDEVWGQLIISETSQDVELFTATPRTGVWRLDSDGRVSFARQGNDWATLLDESEAFYMRVAAPGDLRCEGAQLGVLVTRGHLQTDDYQLTERCRRWVQGIKAQFASTPLAPATPIVSRLVARA; this is encoded by the coding sequence ATGATGACCGCTGGCGGGCCTGAGCGCCGCCTGCTGAACGGGATCTCGGACGTGCGCGCGTTCTTTCACACCAACGCGGTGCCGCTGTACTTCATCTCACCGACCCCGTTCAACCTGCTGGGCATCGACCGCTGGATACGAAACTTCTTCTACCTGACCTACTTTGACTCTTTTGAGGGTGAGCATTCGCGGGTGTTCGTGCCGCGGCGGCGCGACCGCATTGATTTCGGGTCCATGGGGGATGTATGTAACCACCTGCTGCGTGATCCCGAGACACTGGAGTTCATCGCGCGACGCGGGCCCGGCGGCAAGGCCTGCTTCGTGATGCTCGACGAGGAAACCCAGGCACTCGCGCGTCAGGCGGGGCTCGAGGTCATGCATCCCCCGGCGGAGCTGCGCCATCGTCTGGGCTCCAAGATCGTCATGACGCGGCTCGCCGACGAAGCGGGCGTACCGAGCGTGCCTCATGTGATCGGGCGGGCCGGCTCGTACGACGAGTTGTCGGCGCTTGCGCAGGGCGCCGGGCTGGGAGACGACCTCGTCATCGAGGCCGCTTATGGCAATGCCGGCAGCGCAACGTTTTTCGTGCGCGGTCAGCGCGACTGGGACCAGTGTGCCGCTGACCTGACGGGCCAGGAAGTCAAAGTCATGAAGCGCATCCGCAATGTCGAGGTGTGCATCGAGGGCACCGTGACCCGCCACGGCACCGTGATCGGCCCCGCGATGACCAGTCTCGTCGGCTACCCGGAGCTGACTCCATACCGGGGCGCCTGGTGCGGCAACGACGTCTGGCGCGAGGCGCTGCCGGCGGCACAGACGCGCGCCGCGCGCGAGATGGTGCGAAAGCTGGGCGACGTCCTGCGCCGTGAGGGGTACCGCGGCTACTTCGAGGTGGACCTGTTGCGTGACCTGGACTCCGGCGAGCTCTACCTTGGCGAGGTGAACCCGCGTCTGAGCGGCGCGAGCCCGATGACCAACTTGACCACCGAGGCCTACGCCGACATGCCGCTGTTCCTCTTTCACCTGCTCGAGTACATGGACGTCGAATACGAGCTGGACATCGAGGAGATCAACGGTCGCTGGGAGCGGGGCTATGGCGAAGACGAGGTCTGGGGTCAGCTGATCATCAGTGAGACTTCGCAGGACGTCGAGCTTTTCACCGCGACCCCACGCACCGGAGTATGGCGTCTCGATAGCGACGGGCGCGTTTCCTTTGCGCGCCAGGGCAACGACTGGGCCACGCTGCTCGACGAGTCCGAGGCCTTCTACATGCGCGTCGCCGCCCCCGGCGACTTACGTTGCGAGGGCGCCCAACTCGGCGTGCTCGTCACCCGCGGGCATCTGCAGACCGACGACTACCAGCTCACCGAACGCTGCCGGCGCTGGGTCCAAGGCATCAAGGCACAGTTCGCCTCGACACCCCTGGCGCCGGCCACACCGATCGTCTCGCGGCTCGTCGCACGAGCGTGA
- a CDS encoding serine hydrolase domain-containing protein yields the protein MDNWLSPPHSHWSFQHIEDFMPTAVIPRGAGPAVALPVASASIADIPLTSTEGVTTTVGAVMATTATEGWAVAHRGSMVAEEYPDGMGAQTRHLLFSVSKSLVAAVVGTLHGAGAIELAAPVTKYVTALANCGYAGATVRHLLDMRSGIAFSENYLDPAAEIHVREQVIGWRRKSSPDLPATLRDFLLTLQQKSAHGGPFEYRSCETDVLGWICEVAGGQPMPELMSDLLWSRIGAQCDATIALDTAGDAGGTGIFDGGISACLTDLIRFGSLFLRDGTSLTGQQVVPAAWIADTLDGGPDSRQAFAASPEDNPMPGGMYRNQVWFPYPGSNVVLCLGMCGQMIYVNRRAQVVAAKLSSQPDSQDPQVQLDTLHAFDAVARELA from the coding sequence CTGGACAACTGGCTGTCGCCGCCACATTCGCATTGGTCATTCCAGCACATCGAAGACTTCATGCCCACCGCGGTGATCCCGCGGGGGGCGGGGCCGGCCGTGGCGTTGCCCGTGGCGAGTGCTTCGATTGCCGACATCCCGCTGACCAGCACTGAAGGCGTAACCACCACCGTTGGCGCGGTGATGGCCACCACCGCTACCGAGGGGTGGGCTGTCGCCCATCGCGGGTCGATGGTGGCCGAGGAGTACCCCGACGGCATGGGGGCCCAGACCCGGCACCTGCTGTTCTCGGTGAGCAAGTCGCTGGTGGCAGCCGTGGTCGGCACCCTGCACGGGGCCGGTGCCATCGAGCTTGCCGCCCCGGTCACGAAATACGTGACCGCCCTGGCGAATTGCGGATACGCCGGTGCGACGGTGCGCCACCTGCTGGACATGAGGTCGGGCATCGCGTTCTCGGAAAACTATCTCGACCCGGCCGCGGAGATACACGTCCGCGAGCAGGTGATCGGGTGGCGGCGCAAGAGCAGTCCGGACCTGCCCGCCACGCTGCGTGACTTCCTGCTGACCCTGCAGCAGAAGTCGGCCCACGGCGGCCCATTCGAATATCGCTCGTGCGAAACCGATGTACTCGGCTGGATCTGCGAGGTCGCTGGCGGTCAGCCGATGCCCGAACTGATGTCGGATCTGCTGTGGAGTCGTATCGGCGCCCAATGCGACGCCACCATCGCCTTGGACACGGCCGGCGACGCGGGCGGCACCGGGATATTCGACGGCGGTATCAGCGCCTGTCTTACCGACCTGATCCGGTTCGGGTCGCTGTTCTTGCGCGACGGGACCTCGTTGACCGGCCAGCAGGTGGTGCCCGCGGCGTGGATCGCCGACACTCTCGACGGTGGTCCCGACTCGCGTCAGGCGTTCGCCGCCAGCCCCGAGGACAACCCGATGCCCGGCGGCATGTACCGCAACCAGGTGTGGTTCCCCTACCCGGGCAGCAACGTCGTGTTGTGCCTGGGCATGTGCGGGCAGATGATCTACGTCAACCGCCGCGCGCAGGTGGTCGCCGCCAAGTTGTCCAGCCAGCCCGACTCTCAGGACCCACAGGTACAGCTGGACACGCTGCACGCATTCGATGCGGTGGCACGCGAATTGGCTTAA
- a CDS encoding radical SAM/SPASM domain-containing protein, whose protein sequence is MGEPALTQLYDETPPLGGSLRLASHRCWKLSGNRIAILGDLNSGWCIVPAPVYDILADFFARPRAPRLADADPASAALLRQLWAAGLLLSDGRPNPKTVRSRPDAPNALLLKLTGGCNIACTYCYDYDKTRFRARLDDDRIHELVDVLIARNSHLSIAFHGGEPLLRWDQIKRTVSYARERAAAVGHLVSFSIQTNGLFFTPAVVDYLERESFSVGISLDGSDEEANSLRVVRHGPTPLQAVRQLLREYPAFARDRCGFLAVATKASAPRLPSFALWLQEHEIGGLAVGFLDRTGRGVDAGDQQLTPQEAVDLMRRFADLVATGELTQLAFHPLLTRIKNLFTFQPRDLCAKGPCGAAAEFVVLDAEGAIRSCDCVYDPYFELAGPGEPMPEAGHRKRLAIVDRHSRLRSSGTPCATCALFGLCGGTCVAKAIAESGSADSVSSVECAISTWLYPILLEEVAAPPERQPLLSYFRLHEQRREAEVVSTCLS, encoded by the coding sequence ATGGGTGAGCCAGCCCTGACACAGCTTTACGACGAAACGCCACCGCTCGGCGGCTCACTGAGGCTGGCCAGCCATCGTTGTTGGAAGCTGAGCGGTAACCGGATCGCGATTCTTGGGGACCTCAACTCGGGCTGGTGCATCGTCCCGGCTCCGGTGTACGACATCCTTGCAGATTTCTTCGCCCGGCCACGAGCGCCGCGGTTGGCCGATGCGGACCCGGCGTCGGCCGCCCTGCTGCGACAACTGTGGGCAGCCGGTCTTCTCTTGTCCGACGGACGTCCGAATCCGAAGACCGTGCGCTCCAGGCCTGATGCGCCGAATGCGCTGCTGCTGAAGCTCACCGGAGGGTGCAATATCGCCTGCACCTATTGCTATGACTATGACAAGACCCGCTTTCGGGCACGATTGGACGACGACCGCATCCATGAGTTGGTGGACGTCCTCATCGCTCGTAATTCCCATCTGTCGATAGCTTTCCACGGCGGTGAGCCGCTGTTGCGTTGGGACCAGATCAAACGCACCGTGAGCTATGCTCGCGAGCGTGCGGCCGCAGTGGGTCACCTGGTGTCGTTTTCGATTCAGACGAATGGCCTCTTCTTCACTCCGGCCGTGGTGGATTACCTTGAGCGAGAATCGTTTTCGGTAGGAATCTCGCTGGACGGGTCGGACGAAGAGGCCAATTCGCTGCGCGTCGTCAGGCATGGGCCGACGCCGCTGCAAGCCGTCCGGCAGCTCCTGCGTGAGTACCCGGCGTTCGCCAGAGATCGCTGCGGATTTCTGGCCGTCGCGACCAAGGCATCGGCACCTCGGCTGCCCAGCTTTGCGCTCTGGCTTCAAGAACACGAGATCGGCGGCCTGGCAGTAGGTTTTCTCGACCGAACGGGCAGGGGCGTCGACGCCGGCGACCAGCAACTGACCCCACAGGAAGCGGTCGATCTCATGCGCCGATTCGCCGACTTGGTGGCAACTGGCGAACTGACGCAGCTGGCCTTCCATCCGCTGCTGACCAGAATCAAGAATTTGTTCACATTCCAGCCGCGAGACCTGTGCGCCAAGGGACCGTGCGGCGCCGCTGCCGAATTCGTCGTGCTCGACGCCGAAGGCGCGATCAGATCATGCGATTGCGTTTATGATCCGTACTTTGAGCTGGCAGGCCCCGGAGAACCGATGCCCGAGGCCGGTCACCGTAAGAGGCTGGCAATCGTCGACCGGCACTCGAGATTGCGATCCAGCGGAACGCCGTGCGCCACCTGCGCGCTGTTCGGCCTGTGCGGCGGCACCTGCGTGGCCAAAGCAATTGCAGAGTCGGGATCAGCAGATTCGGTGAGTTCGGTCGAATGCGCGATCTCGACGTGGCTCTACCCGATCCTGCTGGAGGAGGTCGCCGCGCCGCCCGAGCGGCAGCCGCTGCTGAGCTACTTTCGACTGCACGAGCAACGGCGCGAGGCTGAGGTGGTCAGCACATGTTTGAGCTGA